The genome window TCGACACGCGCGTCGTCGGGCCGGGCGACAATCGCTACGTCGGGGAGGCGTGGCAATTGAAGGAACGAATCCGGCAGGAGGAGGGCGTGCTGAAGCAACGACGTGGGTTTTTCACGGACGCGTATCGACGCTCGACCGTTTACTGTTACGTCACCGAGGACGACGAGGGCGACCAGTTGGTCGGGTTTGCGGCGGCGCGACGCGACGGCTACATACTCTTTCTCGCGGTCGAACCCGAATTCCGGGGCGAGGGATTCGGCCAGCGACTCGTCGCCAAAGTCGCGGACAACCACGCGTCCGTCACCTGCCACGCACGAACGACGAACGAGAACGCGCTCGACTTCTACCGCCACCTCGGGTTCGCCGTCGAGCGTCGTATCGACAACTACTACGAGGACGGCGGCGACGCCTACTACCTCCGGTTGGGAGAGGAGGAGAGCATCGCCAAGCGCCTCTCGGATTTCATGCGTAACTAGCGCTCACGCGTTGTAACGAATACGGATCGTCGAACAGCATCCAAAAGCAACTGCTCCATCCAAAGAAACAACGCTTTAATCGGGTGGGTGTTTCATGAACGTACGATGGAAGAGCGGACGCGAGCGTATCTTCGAGGCCGGTTCCGTGACCACTACCGAGCGGTAGCGCCGGAACTCCCGCCGGATGCCGACGAACGCGAGTGGGGCTACATCCCGTGGACTGCCGGGTCCGGAACGACCATGGTTCGGCACAACTCCCTGCTCGATTTGGGCACCCTCGGCGGCTTTCTCGAACGCGAACGTCCGCGCCACGTTTACTTCTCCGCCGGGCGCTATCACGACCCCGGCGCGGGGACGATGGAGGCAAAGCGCTGGCGGAGTGCCGACCTCGTCTTCGACTTGGACGCCGACCACCTGCCGGGCGTCACCGAGGAAACGTCCTACGCCGAGATGCTCGCGCGGTGTAAGGACGAACTGCTCGACCTGCTCGACATCCTCGAAGGGGACTTCGGCTTCGAGGACCTGACGGTCGTCTTCTCCGGTGGTCGGGGATATCACGTTCACGTCCGGGACGAGCACGTCAAAGGATTGGACCGCGAGGGACGGCGCGAGGTCGTCGATTACGTGATGGCGAACGAGATAGAGTTCGAATCGTTGGTGCAGACCGAAACGGTCGCCGGACTCGGCCTGAAAAACCCGACCCAAAAGCGAACCCTCCCGACCGAGGGCGGATGGGGTGGCCGGGTTCACGAACACGTCTGTACGTTCGTTGACGAACTCCTCTCGATGGACGAAGCCGATGCGCTCGACCGATTGCAGGAGTACGACGGCATCGGCACCGGAAAGGCACGGGGAGCGTACAACGCCGCGAAGAACAACCGCCGTGAGATCGAGCGCGGCAATGTGGACGTTCACCCCGCTTTCTACCAGTTGGCGAGAATCCTCGCTGACGACGTGTTCGCGGCCGAAAGCGCGGCGGTGGACGAACCAGTCACGACCGACACCCACCGACTCATTCGCCTGCCGGGAAGCCTCCACGGCGGCAGCGGCTTGGCGGTCAAACGGATTCCTCGCGACGAACTGGCGGATTTCGATCCGCTCCGGGACGCGATTCCGGAGACGTTCACGGCCGACGAGGTGATGGTCGAACTGCCGTCGGAGACACAACTTTCGCTCCGGGGCGAAAGCTTTAGGCTTCCCGCGGGCAATATATCGATTCCCGAATACGTCGCCATCTTTCTTATGGTGCGTGACCGGGCAGAAAAGGGGAAAGAATGAATCTCGACGAACTCCGCAGTGTGCAAAGTAAGGAGCGTTCGAAGGATAGCTTACAGCATCTGCGCGAGTCGTTTTACGGCGATGTCGGCGAATACATCCGCGGCCTTCGCGAGGAGCGCGAGCGGGCCGCCGAACGGGCGAGCGACCCGTTCGATTCCGACGAAGTCCATCGGTTGACCGACGAAATACAGACCGCCGAGGAGGTCGTCGAGGCGGTGTACGAGCGCCGCGTCGGCAAGGTCGTCAAACGTGCGAGCCTCGCCGCGGCCGGGATTCCGGCCGACGAGGAAGGACTGACCAGCGAGGAGCAGGTGCTGTTTTCGGATCTCGTGGAACGGATCGAGTCGAACAAGACGACCGTCCTCGACGTGCTGTCGGGCGATGAATCCGCGTCTACCGAATCGTCGACGGCCGAATCCGGGACCCAGACCCAAAATCAACGTGCGTCCCGAACGGACCCCGAACCGACGTCGAAATCGGACCCAGAATCTGCTTCCGACGACCGTCCGAGCGCCGAAGCGGCAGCGATCACGGGCGACGACGAGTCGGCTGAGTCCGAACCGTCGTCGCCAGCGGCGAACGCGCGGGAACCCGAACCGACGGCGACGGAAGCCGACGGCAGCGCGACGGTCGCGCCGGATAGCGCGGAGACACGGTCCGAGACCCCTCAGAATGCACCGGAAACGAGCGCATCCGAACCGAAATCGAAATCCGAACCGGAATCGGCGGAGGAACCCGACCTCTCGGACGACCGGACCATGGTCCGCATCACGCAGGATGTCGGTTCGATTCTCGGGGTCGACGAGCGCGAGTACGACCTTTCGAGCGAGGACGTGGTCGCGCTCCCGACCCAGAACGCCGGGCCGCTCATCGAGCGCGACGCGGCCGAAAAACTCGATTGAGTTCGGTCTCGCGTTCGACTGTTCGATTTTAAGGTGTCGCACTCGAAACGGAGCGTATGGTCTCCGGACTCGGGTGGTTCGTCTTTCTCGCGCTGGTCGGGACGGCAATCGTCTGGAAGGCGAGCGACATGCTGGAGCGGTCGAGCAAGCGGCTTTCCGCGTACTACGGCCTCCCGCCGGTCGTCAAAGGGGCCATCGTCGTCGCCGTCGGGTCGAGTTTTCCGGAGCTTTCGAGTACGGTCGTCTCGACGTACGTCCACGGCGCGTTCGATCTGGGCGTGAGCGCCATCGTCGGATCGGCGATTTTCAATCTGCTCGTCATCCCGGCGTTGGCTGGCATCTTCGCGGACGGCGTCGAGGCCGACCGCTCGGTCGTCTACAAGGAAGCACAGTTCTACATGATCGCCGTCTCGGTGGTGATGATCACGTTCTCGCTGGCGGTCATCTATCACCCCGTCGCCGACATGCGCCTCGGCGGGACGGTCACGCGACCGCTCGCGCTCCTCCCCGTCGGGCTATATGCGGTCTACATCTTCACGCAGTGGCAGGACACACAGGATTACGACGCGGAGGCATCGACCGACGGCATTTCGCCGCTTCGGGAGTGGGCGTCGCTCCTCGCCAGCCTCGTCCTCATCGCCGTCGCGGTCGAGTGGTTGGTTCAATCCGCCCTCGGGTTCGGTGGGTTGTTCGACACGCCGGATTTCATCTGGGGACTAACCGTGGTCGCCGCCGGGACGAGCCTCCCCGATACGCTCGTGAGCGTCCGCGCCGCGAAGGAGAACGACGGGGTGACCAGCCTCGCCAACGTCCTCGGGAGCAACGTTTTCGACCTGCTCATCGCGGTTCCGGCGGGCGTGCTCGTGGCCGGGTCGGCGGATATCGATTTCTCCGTCGCCGTCCCGCTGATGGGATTTCTCACGTTCGCCACCGTCGTCGTCTTCGGCTTCCTTCGCACCGAGCTAACGCTCTCGAAAACGGAATCGTGGGGACTGCTCGCGTTCTACTGTCTGTTTCTCGTCTGGATGGTGTTGGAGACAGTCGGCGTGACGCACGTCGTTCCGGGCGCGTGATTCGGGGCGTTACAGCGACGTTTCGTTCACGAACGCCTTGAGTATCCGCTCCTCCGCGCGGTGTGCCATGCCGCTGGCTGCGCCGGTCGTGATATCGAGTTCCGCCGCCAACTCGGTCAGCGTACATCGACGCGGCGTATCGTAGTACCCCCGCTCGACGGCTTCGGCCACGAACTCGCGCTGGGCGTCGGTGAGAAGGTTCCCGCGTCCGTCGGCGGCTTGGGAGAGCGAAAGCACCTCGAAGGTCGCACCAATTTCCCGGAGTCGGTCCCCGAGGCGGGAGAGACGTTCGTGCGAGACGGTCGCCTCGGCGACCATCTCCCCGTCCGTGACGGTAACGGGGCAGACGGGGACGATACCCGCATCGACGGTGGCGGCGTGCACGATGGAATCGGTGGCGGTGTACTGGATCACGACGGTTCGATCCTCGGCGTGTGAGAGGTCGTAGGACCGAATTTCGTCGATGCCGTCGAGCGTCGCGGTGACGGCCTCGACGTCGTCGGTTTCGGCTTCGAACACGCCGAACAGGCCGTCGCGCGCGTTCGTCACCGTCAGGAGCGTGAACTCGTCGTCGGGGCGTTCCGTGGAGAGCTTGACGAACCACTCCTCCGGAGGTGGAACTATCTTCAGACGAACGGTAGCCATGACTATCGTTCGGTCACCGACGCTAATCAACCGATTCATACCTGTGTTAACATGTTGAGACGCGAGTTGAATCGCGTCGGGGCGGTAGTGAGTACCGTATGACGACGGAAACGCGGAAGAAAACGAAAACCGGAACGACCGCCGAGCGAACTGGCGAAGGAGATATGGCCGTCACCGAAATCGTGATGTCGCGGATGGGTACTCCCGACGTACTCACCCCGCGACGGCGACCCCTCTCGTCGCCGAGCGACGACGAAGCAGTCGTCCGCGTCGAAGCCGCCGGGGTTTCGTTCGCCGAGGTGCAGATGCTCCGCGGACGGTACTTCAACCAGCCGAAATTCCCGTTCGTCCCCGGCTACGACCTCGTCGGCAGGGTGACCGAAGTCGGCGCGGACGTCACCGCAATCGAACCCGGACAACGGGTCGCGGCGCTCACCGAAACCGGCGCGTGGTCCGATCACGTCGTGCTCCCGGCCGGGAAACTGGCTCCGGTCCCCGACGAACTGGACCCAACTGCGGCCGTCGCGGTCGTAACCAACGGCGTGACGGCGTGGCAGATGTTGCACCGGGTCGCCGAGGTGAAAGCGGGGGAGACCGTGCTCGTTCACGGCGCGTCCGGCGGCGTCGGGACGCTACTCACCCGACTCGCTCGACTCGCGGACGTTCACGTCATCGGCACCGCCTCGGCGGAAAAGCAGGATGCGGTGCGGGAGTTGGGTGCGACTCCGCTGGATTATCGAAACGACGACGTTCCCGCTCGCGTCCGGGAACTCGCGCCGGACGGGGTGGACGCCGTCTTCGACCACGTCGGTGGCCCGGGCTTGACGAACTCGTGGCGGATGCTCGGGTCGGGCGGAACGCTGGTTTCCTACGGCGTTGCCGGAACGCTCGACGCGAAGGGACATCGGCTTCGTCCGTTCGTCCCGACCGTGGCCCGATTGCTGTTCTGGAAGTTCCTCCCGAACGGCCGCGACGCGACGTTCTACTACGTCGACCGCTGGCCGAAGTACTTCCGGGAGGACGTGACGAAACTGTTCGACCTTCTCGCTCGGGGTGAACTAGACGCCACCATCGACGAGCGGTTTCCGCTCTCTCGGGCGGATGAGGCGCTGGAAAAACTGGATTCCGGCGAGGTCGTCGGGAAAGCCGTACTGGTGTCCGACGAATAGATTTTCTACTGCTGAACCAGCAGTTCCACGATACCGAACCAAGCCGTCTCGCACTCGTCTGGACGAGTGTCTCTCCACCATCACGACGAACGGATTCGATAAAACAGTTCGGCGAACGACAGTTCACGCAAGCTGCTGACAGCATCGCAGGCCATCGACACAACCGACAAAAACTCGCATTTTCACAACTGCCAGAATCCGCACCCGACACAACCGCCAGAGCGAAAAACGACACGATCCACCGAAAATCGCTCGGCGACACAACCGTCGGTCACTAGTACACCTACCGGAAAATCGGAGATTTTCCGGGCCGACGACTGAATGGAGACGAACGACTCGCTAGCGAGTCGTTCGTCAAAATGAAAGAGGAGCGCTTTTGGTGCAGATTTTTATCGAGGGTCGCGGAGCGACCCTCGCAATAAAAAGGTGCTATTGGAACGTCCGACCCAACTGCTCTTCCGTTTCGGGTTCCGCGGTGTCGAAGCGCTCTTCGATCTCTTCGTAGCGTTCGCGGGTCTCCTCGGTGACGCTCGGGGTCACTTCGCCCAGCGCCTCCTCGAAGTGGTCGGCCGTGATGCGGACGTTACCGACGCTCTCGCCGATATCCTCGGGCGAGACGGTCGCGACGAACTCGCGGCTCGCGGCCATCGCGGCCTCGCGGCAGACGGCTTCGATGTCGGCACCGACGTAGCCCTCGGTCTGTGCCGCGAGTTCCTCCAAGTCCACGTCGTCGGCGAGCGGTTTGTGCCGCGTGTGGACCTCGAAAATGGCGTTGCGAGCCTCCTCGTCCGGCACCGGTACGTGGACGTGACGGTCCAAGCGACCCGGGCGCAGGAGCGCCGAGTCGATGAGGTCGGGGCGGT of Haladaptatus sp. R4 contains these proteins:
- a CDS encoding N-acetyltransferase encodes the protein MSVNIDTRVVGPGDNRYVGEAWQLKERIRQEEGVLKQRRGFFTDAYRRSTVYCYVTEDDEGDQLVGFAAARRDGYILFLAVEPEFRGEGFGQRLVAKVADNHASVTCHARTTNENALDFYRHLGFAVERRIDNYYEDGGDAYYLRLGEEESIAKRLSDFMRN
- the priS gene encoding DNA primase small subunit PriS, which produces MEERTRAYLRGRFRDHYRAVAPELPPDADEREWGYIPWTAGSGTTMVRHNSLLDLGTLGGFLERERPRHVYFSAGRYHDPGAGTMEAKRWRSADLVFDLDADHLPGVTEETSYAEMLARCKDELLDLLDILEGDFGFEDLTVVFSGGRGYHVHVRDEHVKGLDREGRREVVDYVMANEIEFESLVQTETVAGLGLKNPTQKRTLPTEGGWGGRVHEHVCTFVDELLSMDEADALDRLQEYDGIGTGKARGAYNAAKNNRREIERGNVDVHPAFYQLARILADDVFAAESAAVDEPVTTDTHRLIRLPGSLHGGSGLAVKRIPRDELADFDPLRDAIPETFTADEVMVELPSETQLSLRGESFRLPAGNISIPEYVAIFLMVRDRAEKGKE
- a CDS encoding sodium:calcium antiporter, which encodes MVSGLGWFVFLALVGTAIVWKASDMLERSSKRLSAYYGLPPVVKGAIVVAVGSSFPELSSTVVSTYVHGAFDLGVSAIVGSAIFNLLVIPALAGIFADGVEADRSVVYKEAQFYMIAVSVVMITFSLAVIYHPVADMRLGGTVTRPLALLPVGLYAVYIFTQWQDTQDYDAEASTDGISPLREWASLLASLVLIAVAVEWLVQSALGFGGLFDTPDFIWGLTVVAAGTSLPDTLVSVRAAKENDGVTSLANVLGSNVFDLLIAVPAGVLVAGSADIDFSVAVPLMGFLTFATVVVFGFLRTELTLSKTESWGLLAFYCLFLVWMVLETVGVTHVVPGA
- a CDS encoding helix-turn-helix domain-containing protein, encoding MATVRLKIVPPPEEWFVKLSTERPDDEFTLLTVTNARDGLFGVFEAETDDVEAVTATLDGIDEIRSYDLSHAEDRTVVIQYTATDSIVHAATVDAGIVPVCPVTVTDGEMVAEATVSHERLSRLGDRLREIGATFEVLSLSQAADGRGNLLTDAQREFVAEAVERGYYDTPRRCTLTELAAELDITTGAASGMAHRAEERILKAFVNETSL
- a CDS encoding medium chain dehydrogenase/reductase family protein, with amino-acid sequence MTTETRKKTKTGTTAERTGEGDMAVTEIVMSRMGTPDVLTPRRRPLSSPSDDEAVVRVEAAGVSFAEVQMLRGRYFNQPKFPFVPGYDLVGRVTEVGADVTAIEPGQRVAALTETGAWSDHVVLPAGKLAPVPDELDPTAAVAVVTNGVTAWQMLHRVAEVKAGETVLVHGASGGVGTLLTRLARLADVHVIGTASAEKQDAVRELGATPLDYRNDDVPARVRELAPDGVDAVFDHVGGPGLTNSWRMLGSGGTLVSYGVAGTLDAKGHRLRPFVPTVARLLFWKFLPNGRDATFYYVDRWPKYFREDVTKLFDLLARGELDATIDERFPLSRADEALEKLDSGEVVGKAVLVSDE